TCTCAAGCATCCAGAAGTAAAGAAAGTGGATTTATGCGAAATAGATGAAGATGTAATTAGAATTTCAAAGAAATTTTTTCCTAATGTTTCTAAATCCCTAACTGATAAAAAGGTGAATATAAAAAACAAGGATGGGGCAGAATTTGTTAAGGATTGCAAGGGGAAATATGATATAATAATTGTCGATTCAACAGACCCAATAGGACCAGGGAAAACCCTTTTTGAGGAGGAATTCTACAAGAATGTTTATAAGTCCTTGAAAGATGATGGAATAGCAATCGCCCAGTGTGAATCGATCTTCTATCATTTGGATTTTATCTCAAAGACCTCAGAGGTCCTTAAAAAAATATTCCCGATTTTTTCATACTATTACACATTAATTCCCACATATCCAAGTGGGATGATAGGTTTTGCCTTCTGCTCAAAAAAATATCATCCAATAAAAGATTTTAAAATGGAAAAGGTAAATAGGCTTAAGAATCTGAGATATTATAATCCCGAGACCCATAAATCCTCCTTTTCACTCCCCAACTTTGCAAAAACTTTTCTATAGTCCTGAATATATCTTGGAATAATGGAAAGTTTAAATATGTTAGAAAACTACTATTTTGAGACTTGGTGAAAATAATGTCATGGGAAGAAGATGAAGATTTTGAAGATGAGGATGGAGATTGGGATTTTGAAGATGAAGAATGGGATTAGAAACATCTTTTATTTTTATTTTTAAATTATCTTCATGAGAATAAAAAAAGAAATCCGTATTCTTGGGTTTGATGACTCACCCTTTAGGCCAAGATCAGGAGAAAAAATCCCAGTTATAGGGGTGATTTATAGAGGCGGAAATTTTTTGGATGGAATACTAAAGTGTGAAATAACAGTAGATGGACTCGACGCGACGGAAAATATTGTGAAACTAATCAATAGTTCCAGGCATAAGGAAGAGATAAGAGTTATAATGTTCAAGGGTGTCACCATTGGCGGATTCAATCTAATAGACATAAAAGAAATTTTTGAGAAAACGAAAATACCTGTAATAGTCATCACCAGAAAAAAACCAAATCTAAAAAAGATTAAAAACGCTTTGATGAATTTTAGTGATTGGAAAGAGAGGTTGGATTTAATAAGGAGGGCTGGGAAAATATATAAGATGGAAATCAAAAAGAATAAAAATCTCTACTATCAATTTATAGGCTTGAAAAGGGGAGAGGTCGATGAGATATTGAAAATATCTTGCACTAGGAGTCTGATACCAGAATCTTTAAGGGTTGCGCATCTAATAGCTTCAGCAATTGTAAAAGGAGAAAGTAAGGGAAGGGCATGAAATTAAGAATTGACAAAAAGGAACTATGGGAAAATGTAAAATACATAATATTTGGAGTAGTTTTTGCCATACTTTTCAACAAGGTGTTGGGTTTGATATTGCACACGGATTTACCAATAGTTGCTGTCATGACCGGTTCTATGGTCCATGATTCAACAACACCATATAGGCACTATCAATTTCTAAAAGAAAACTTTGGGTATACTAAAGAGCAAATAGATTCTTGGCCCATAAAAAATGGATTTAGGCCAGGGGATGTGCTTATAATAAAAGGTGTTCCTGAAGATGAGTTGAAAGTTGGTGATATAATAGTATTCACATATGAAGGGCAACCTGTTCCCATAATACATAGGATTGTTTTTATAGATAAGGATGGATATCCATATACAAAAGGGGATCATAATCCTGTGATTGATCCGGATTGCAGGCTGTTGGAAAAACCAGTAGAAGGTTGTTGGAAAAGGACAAGTATAAGAGGGAAAGCTGTCTTCTGGATACCA
This portion of the Candidatus Aenigmatarchaeota archaeon genome encodes:
- a CDS encoding signal peptidase I, which produces MKLRIDKKELWENVKYIIFGVVFAILFNKVLGLILHTDLPIVAVMTGSMVHDSTTPYRHYQFLKENFGYTKEQIDSWPIKNGFRPGDVLIIKGVPEDELKVGDIIVFTYEGQPVPIIHRIVFIDKDGYPYTKGDHNPVIDPDCRLLEKPVEGCWKRTSIRGKAVFWIPFLGIPKLILQTIINTIRGVV
- the speE gene encoding polyamine aminopropyltransferase, which translates into the protein MFEENYENSTELWYEEKLELKRGVALKIKIENILCSHQSKFQKIEVFETKPFGRMLVIDGIVMLTEADEFCYHEMITHVGMCVHPKPENVLIIGGGDGGTVREVLKHPEVKKVDLCEIDEDVIRISKKFFPNVSKSLTDKKVNIKNKDGAEFVKDCKGKYDIIIVDSTDPIGPGKTLFEEEFYKNVYKSLKDDGIAIAQCESIFYHLDFISKTSEVLKKIFPIFSYYYTLIPTYPSGMIGFAFCSKKYHPIKDFKMEKVNRLKNLRYYNPETHKSSFSLPNFAKTFL
- a CDS encoding DUF99 family protein gives rise to the protein MRIKKEIRILGFDDSPFRPRSGEKIPVIGVIYRGGNFLDGILKCEITVDGLDATENIVKLINSSRHKEEIRVIMFKGVTIGGFNLIDIKEIFEKTKIPVIVITRKKPNLKKIKNALMNFSDWKERLDLIRRAGKIYKMEIKKNKNLYYQFIGLKRGEVDEILKISCTRSLIPESLRVAHLIASAIVKGESKGRA